GCTGCTCCCGTTCCACGAGCTGCCGTTCCAGGAGCTGCCCAGGTCCTGGACCGAGCCGGGGGTGGCGGACTCGGCGGCGGCGGCGGCGGTCTGGTCGTAGACCAGCTTGGGGCCGGTGGCGGCGTAGTAGGCGTTCAAGAAGCCGTGGCCCTCGACCAGGGGGTTGCCGAGCTCGGCGGGCATGGCGTTGCCGAGCAGGCGCCCCTTGATCTCATCGGGGCTGGCCGTGGGGTTGGCCGAACTGACCAGGGCGGCGGCCCCCGAGGTGATCGCAGCGGCGAAGCTGGTTCCCGAGCCCACGAAGTTGGCCTTGCCCACCACCGCTGTCGGGTTGGTGGCATAGATGGTCGAGCCGGGATCGGCCAGGCTGATCACCGAGCGGCCCGGGGCCACCAGGTCGGGCTTCATCCAGCCGTCGAACTGGGTCGGGCCGACCGAGGAGAACGGGCAGGCCGCCCAGTTGGCCGGGTTGGGGCTGGCGTTGTCGGCGTAGGCGCCGACGGTGATGGCCAGGGGGTCGTCGCCGGGCGAGGTGATGGTGCCGTTGAACGGCCCGGAGTTGCCCGCCGAGACCACGACTGTGATCCCGGCGTTCCACGCCGCCTCGACGGCCTGGTCGAGCGGCTCGGTGGCCGTGGGACCGGTCGGCATGGCCCCCAGCGAGAGGTTCAAGACGTTGATGGCGTACTTGCGCTGGTTCTTGACGGCGAAGCCGATGCCCTGGACGATCGTGGAGATCGTGCTGGCCCCGGTGGCCCCGGCCACCTTGATCGACACCAGCTTGGCGCCGGGCGCCTCACCGGGGTACTGGCCCCCCGAGGCCGCCCCGTTGCCGGCGATGAGGCCGGCCACGAAGGTGCCGTGGCCGAACTCGTCGGTCCAGGGCGAGCCGTTGCCGTTGACGGTGAGGTCCACGCCGGCGCGCTCACGGCCGGAGAAGTCCTTGAGGGAGCCGTTGATGCCGGTGTCGAGCACCGCCACGGTGGCGTTGGCGCCGGTGATGCCGGCCCTGGCGGCCTGGTCGGCCCCGGTGTCCTGGGTGAAGTAGCCGCTCGGGGGCGAGAAGGTGGTGGTGTCCGGGCAGCTGGCCGCGGCGTTGGCGGAGGGGGCGGCCTGGAAGGCCACCGGCTCGTCGGGGGTGACGGTGACGCCGTCGGCGCTGAGCTCGTCGACCCAGTGCTTGGGCAGGCTGAGCGCCACCCCGTTGATCACGTCGAGGGACTTGGCCCCGAGCCCCTTGGGCAGCTTGGCCACCACGTCGGCCGCCGTCATGTCGGCGGGCAGCTGGACGATCACCGCCTCGGGGGGACCGGCCTGGTCGGCGGCGGATCCGGCATCGCCGGCGGCGGCCAGGGTGGCGCCGGGATCGGCGCCCGGGTGGCTCTTCGGCGGCTTGGCGGCCGCCCAGGCCGGCGTGACCGCCAGCACCGAGAGCCCGCCGGCTGCGGCCGCCGCCGCCCAACGGGTTCCCCGGCGGCCCCACGACACTCCACGCTTGCTGTTCATGGGGAGATGAACGGGTGTCCGGAAGACCGCCTTGAGAACACGGCGGGACAATCGGTCTTCGGTCGCAGCCGGCCTCCCCGGCAGGGGACCAAAGGTCCCACCGGAGGTCAGACTCCGGCTCTCGGACCGGGCCGGGGCACCCTGCGGCAGGCGTCCCTAACCTGCGCCCCGTGCCGACGACGGATGGGAAGCAGGGAAGGGGACGCCCGGGCCTGAGCCTGGACGGGGCCACGGTCGTGATCACCGGGGCGTCGAGGGGGATCGGGCGGGCCGTGGCCGTGCAGGCGGCCAGGCGGGGGGCCCGGGTGGGGCTGATCGCCCGCTCGGCGGCCGACCTCGAGAAGGTGCGGGGCGAGATCGGCGGCACCAGCGCCACGGCCCCGGCCGACGTGGCCGACAGGGACCAGGTCGGGGCCGCCATCAGGTCGCTGGAGGAGGCGCTGGGCCCGACCGACGTCCTGGTGGCCAACGCCGGGATCGGCGCCTATGGCGCATTTTCCGACATTCCGGTCGACGAGGTCGAGCGGCTGGTCCGGGTCAACCTCCTCGGGACCGTCTATCCCCTGAAGGCGGTGCTGCCGGGGATGCTCGAGAGGGGCCGGGGCCACCTGGTGGTGGTCTCCTCCGTGGCGGGAAGGTTCGGGTCACCGTTCGAGGCCGCCTACGCCGCCACCAAGTTCGGCCAGACCGGCCTGGCCGAGGCCATGTCCGTCGAGCTGGAGGCCCGGGGCGTCGGGGTGTCGATCGTCAATCCGGGCGTGGTCGACACCGACTTCTTCGCGACCCGGGGCCACGCCTACGACCGGCCCTTCCCGAAGCCGATCTCCGCCGACCGGGTGGCGGCGGCGGTGGTCGGGGCGGTGGAGTCGGGCCGGCGGGAGGTCTTCGTCCCCCGCTGGTTCAAGTACGCCCTGGCGGTGCGCCACCTCTCCCCCGGTCTCTACGCCCGCGGAACCCGACGGAGCTTCAAGGACCAGCTGTGAGGGTCGGGGTGGGGCTGCCCATGAAGGCGCTGCCCCGGGACGAGCTGGTGACCTTCGCCCGCAAGGTCGAGGACGGGCCGTTCGACAGCATCAGCCTGGGCCAGCGCCTGACCTTCGAGAGCAACGACCCGATGATTGCCCTCACGTTCGTGGCCGCCATCACCGAGCGGATCCGCCTGCTGACGTCGGTGCTGTGCCTGCCCTTCCACAAGGAGGGGGTCACGGCCCAGCAGGCCGCCACCCTCGACCGGCTGTCGCTCGGCCGCTTCAGCTTCGGGGTGGGGCTGGGGGGCCGTCCCGCCGACTTTGCCGTGGCGCCCGCCGAGTGGGCGGGGCGGGGCCGGCGCTTCGAGGAGCAGCTCCTGGCGATGAAGCGGGCCTGGCGGGGCGAGGCTCCGTTCCCGGGCACCGAGCCCGTCGGCCCCTCACCGCTCACACCCGGAGGGCCCGAGCTCATCGTGGGCGGGATGGCCCCGGCCGCCCTCGAGCGGGCGGGACGGGTGGCCGACGGCATCCGCAGCTTCAGCTTCTCGACCGACGTGCGCCAGCACCTCGACCGCCTGGCCGTCACCGCGGCGGCGTGGGAACAGGCGGGCCGGGAGGGACGCCCCCGGTTGATCACCGCCACCCACTTTGCCCTCGGGCCCGACGCCCGGCAGTCCTACGAGGAGCACGTCCAGCGGTACTACGGCTATTCCGCCGAGCTGATGGCCGAGGCGCTCTCGGGTGATGCGCCCACGTCACCCGACGCCATCCGGGCCACCATCCGCCG
The DNA window shown above is from Acidimicrobiales bacterium and carries:
- a CDS encoding S8 family serine peptidase; translated protein: MNSKRGVSWGRRGTRWAAAAAAGGLSVLAVTPAWAAAKPPKSHPGADPGATLAAAGDAGSAADQAGPPEAVIVQLPADMTAADVVAKLPKGLGAKSLDVINGVALSLPKHWVDELSADGVTVTPDEPVAFQAAPSANAAASCPDTTTFSPPSGYFTQDTGADQAARAGITGANATVAVLDTGINGSLKDFSGRERAGVDLTVNGNGSPWTDEFGHGTFVAGLIAGNGAASGGQYPGEAPGAKLVSIKVAGATGASTISTIVQGIGFAVKNQRKYAINVLNLSLGAMPTGPTATEPLDQAVEAAWNAGITVVVSAGNSGPFNGTITSPGDDPLAITVGAYADNASPNPANWAACPFSSVGPTQFDGWMKPDLVAPGRSVISLADPGSTIYATNPTAVVGKANFVGSGTSFAAAITSGAAALVSSANPTASPDEIKGRLLGNAMPAELGNPLVEGHGFLNAYYAATGPKLVYDQTAAAAAESATPGSVQDLGSSWNGSSWNGSSWNGSSWNGSSWNGSSWNGGSFNGSSWNGSSWNGSSWNGSSWNGSSWNGSSWNGSSWNGSSWNGSSWNGMVWNGSSWNGSSWNGSSWNGSSWNGSSWNGSSWNGSSWNGSSWNGSSWNADAWL
- a CDS encoding SDR family NAD(P)-dependent oxidoreductase, whose product is MPTTDGKQGRGRPGLSLDGATVVITGASRGIGRAVAVQAARRGARVGLIARSAADLEKVRGEIGGTSATAPADVADRDQVGAAIRSLEEALGPTDVLVANAGIGAYGAFSDIPVDEVERLVRVNLLGTVYPLKAVLPGMLERGRGHLVVVSSVAGRFGSPFEAAYAATKFGQTGLAEAMSVELEARGVGVSIVNPGVVDTDFFATRGHAYDRPFPKPISADRVAAAVVGAVESGRREVFVPRWFKYALAVRHLSPGLYARGTRRSFKDQL
- a CDS encoding LLM class flavin-dependent oxidoreductase, whose amino-acid sequence is MRVGVGLPMKALPRDELVTFARKVEDGPFDSISLGQRLTFESNDPMIALTFVAAITERIRLLTSVLCLPFHKEGVTAQQAATLDRLSLGRFSFGVGLGGRPADFAVAPAEWAGRGRRFEEQLLAMKRAWRGEAPFPGTEPVGPSPLTPGGPELIVGGMAPAALERAGRVADGIRSFSFSTDVRQHLDRLAVTAAAWEQAGREGRPRLITATHFALGPDARQSYEEHVQRYYGYSAELMAEALSGDAPTSPDAIRATIRRFADAGVDELVFTATTSDTMDSLDRLAQAVAGA